DNA sequence from the Acipenser ruthenus chromosome 20, fAciRut3.2 maternal haplotype, whole genome shotgun sequence genome:
ACTCACCTCCTTCAGCAGCGCTACAAGATGAGAAACAGCCAGACACTCACCTCCTTCAGCACAGCTACAAGATGAGAAACAGCCAGACACTCACCTCCTTCAGCAGCGCTACAAGATGCGAAACACCCAGACACTCACCTCCTTCAGCACAGCTACAAGATGAGAAACACCCAGACACTCACCTCCTTCAGCACAGCTACAAGATGAGAAACACCCAGACACTCACCTCCTTCAGCAGCGCTACAAGAGGTGTCATGATGTCCTGCTTCACCATGTCGTCACACACCTCGAGGCCGCCACACGCACTCAGGTTCCTGTCACAGCACATTATCACAAACAGGATGTTTAAAACTAAAGGTTCTGATCATTAAAACAGCACAATGTGATTTAACAATGACATCACCAACACGCTGCATTGATTCCTGATTTATGCAGAAATGCTGTCTGTAATCATATAAGTCAAGCATATGATGATCCATAAATGTATGCAGCCCAGTGCATTTTGTTTATTGATCTGTAGCCCTCACCCTTAccccaaaagaaaagaaaaatcttaGAGGGTTAAACTATCTTAAAAGACCCAATGAAAGTAGCAGGACTGATGTGCATGCATGGATAGAGCACTAGACAGCAGCACTGACCTGAGAGCCCCTGCAGCAGTCTCCCGCACAGCAAAGCTCTTGTCCAGCAGCATGGGTCCCAGGCACCTGACCACGTCCCTCTGGAGGAAGGAGGGGATGACCTGGGTCTGCTGGACCAGCCGTGAGATGCTGGCACAGGCAAACTCCCGAATATCCGGACTGGGACTCTGCAGCTGAATAAGCAAGCAGGAATTACATTGGGCTAGACTACAGCCTTATATTACATTGCCGTGGACTGCagcctgatattgatgtgatacagacaTTTGAATTTCACTGTAATATATAGcacaccctgatattgatgtgatacagacaTCTGCAATATCTtaagttatacacacacacacacaacatcagGCTACctggctatttctaccatgctatgaAGACCATGATGTTGATGAGATACAGGCATCTAACAATTCTGTAGAATATATAATACGATATTTAGTTTATACAGCCAACTGACATTTCTTTACAATATTGCCTTATCCTGTAACCAAATATTGTGTTAGCACATGGTGTAAACAATTAATCATTTTTACTCAGGTTCAGCTctcaattaaaaaacaatcaATTTGGATTCGTACAGTACCTTAGAGTGACGTCACAATTCATCTACCTGGCTAATGATGTGACGTTGTACGTAAAAAACTGCACTAATAGTAATAGCTGATGTCATCACCTGCCTTGGTGTGTTTTCAATCTTGTGCCAAAACAATGGACACAGACGGGGTAAGTTGAAAGCTACCGCTGCTATTTATTCAGTGACATTTCTttgtatatgaaaaaataaaataacaaaatagttTCAAACAACAACAAGGCTTTTATATTAGTATTGTGCGATACATTATTTATCCAGTATTTGATCACTCTCTTGACGCCTTTACAactttacatttcattttaatttacagcacttactttttctagTAAATCGCCGGCTGAGGAGAAAGCTTCCCCTTCTTCCTCGTCTTTCTCTATCGCCTCCTCTCCTGCGTTATTTCCATGTTTACTGTTAGGGGAGAACTGTGGTCTTTTAAACTTCCTCGACTTgcttttccccattgtaaatacGAGTACACGCTACTTTTTGTAACTCGTTATTGGTGTATTCTTAAAGTGCTACTGTCTGTGGGTCACCATGTGGGTTTCACAGAGAAAACGCGTCCATGCTTTTTTAATCGAAGTGCGCAGGCGCCGCTTTGCCCCCGTCAGagagggtgcgttcacgacacgcagactttcgtcattctgcgcagaatctgcacaggatcggagcaagtagccaatgaattttcagaatctttgcagaatctgcgcagacttagtaaagtctgcctctcgtgaacgcacccagacTCTCTGCCCTTTACAGTCAGACTCCGACTGTCGGTGAAAGCGCCCGGATGCACGTACGCTACAGTACTGCTGGCTGGGACAGCACTATGCCGTGCTTGTCATTTGGTAGGTAAACCATATGCGTCTTGTTTTAGCTGAACGAGCTAAACCCTGCTATCTTTCTTTTAaacactttctttttaaatacgGTTGACTCCTTAATAATCATTCCCATAATACTATAGTTGGTTGACAGAAAAACAGGAATAGAGGcgttattcacatttttgtttgtcatttctGCTGTTTGCCAGTTAGTATTCTGCTACAGATCATCTATTGCATGTTCTTTCCAAAATTAACTAGaatgtatgttaaaataatgagaTACACAATATGTACACTTTTAATttcagattacaaaaaaaaaccaaaaaaaaacaaaaacagacatccTTCAAACAGAAGACAGGCTGGTTGTTGCTACATgtgaaaacagtaataaaacaaaggcTGGCTCACACATGGCAACTTCTTAACACTGTTGCTTAATAATGACTTCCTGGTTTTTTGTACTTGATATTCAGTCACCAGCACACTTATTAATATGAATGAGCAGCTTACAATACAAGCAAATGAAAGTGGTTTCAGGAGTCTGGAACCATGTGCTGTAAACAAatagtttcgtttttttttttttcttcaggtacATAAAGGACAGTGTTCAGTAAAAAGGTACACATTGTCCTGCTGGGTGGGCTGAGCACTTGACAGACAGTACACAACATTGTGAACGTGCATGTACTGGGTCTAGATCACATGTTATTGTCTATAAGCAGTGGTGGGCACATCCTGGTAGCACTGCGCTGTAACCCTGCATGCACTGAGCTGCCATGCCCCTGCCCCCTCATTAACATCACTACGTGCAGCACACATACAGGAAGGATTCTGGCAGTCATCACAAAGGATACAAACAGAAGGGTTAGTGCGTGTGTCAACCTTACCCTCCCAAGAACCAACTGGAGGTAGAGAACCATGTGATAGAAAGAGAAAGCCGATCTGGAGGTGCTGTCCACTGGCACACACATCtcaaacacaagcaaataaaagCTTTCATCTGTTTTGCCTGAATATGATACAGATTAAACTATACTTATCTAATAGAACTTTTCTAGTTGTATTAAATAGGTCTGAGCAGCAGAAGACCtataatattttttacatatatatatatatatatatatatatatatatatatatttaaatgaagcCCTTTATTGCACTAGCAGAAAATACAGTAAAAGCAACTCGCATGCACTGTTTGAGATGTCAGTGTTCAAAATCAGCAGCTGGATTTACATCCCCTCCACGGTTCAGATCAACTGAAAATCGATCAGCTTCACCGTAGAGCTGCACAAACCAATTATTTGATTACTGGctctgagctctccacagaaatcaggagGGGTCATTGGGCTCATTTCCCATCCCgggtgaaacaagtgaagaaacagctgcttggatttatGATGATTTCTGCTCTTCTCAGActctggagaacagcaatccacacaaagccaagcagctgcttcttcacttcattcacttggaatggtaaattagcctgaTCAAGAGCAATGACCCTCACCCGTCTGTCAGCACCAGATCTCTGCAGAGAGGTAAACCCCAATAATCTTACCCACCCGATAACAATATACAACACTGGCTGGTACagtccccccaaaaaaaacataagCAAACAGCAAGCAAAAGTATCCATAtctactgtatttaataaaatgttaaaacaaacaaaatatatacaatgttAATAGTAGCCAACAGTTAAACAATTTCTGTGTATATATTCAACTTCTGTGATTCTTATCTGTGAGATAAGTGGTTGCTTAATAGAGAACTGTTTCagcagcaaatacaaatacagtacatacaatacaaaataaattacaaatttATTGCAatagatttgaaaaaaaacagtttcaattTTAGCAAGCTAATTGTTTGTCTTATAAAAGAACATGCTTCATCACTTCAAAGCTCACAGTCCTTGTAACAATTATTTACAATTCGAAATGTACTGGCTGCGATCCCCTTTTCAGTTCATTCTGATATAAAGGCTGTAAGAGGTATACaagcagcagcacagggaaaCCCCTTTTAAAAGGATATCATACAGATCTGCAATCCTTTCGACAAAATATTGGAACCCACCTTGTCATTGAATGAACTGTTTCAAATGAAGGACACTTGCATTTTGTAGGAGTGAGGTCACTTCATGATGTCATGTTATTGCTCAGCAAAAGTGCCTACAGTATATGCCTAAGTTAGGTTTTGGACAATTTACCAAATACTAAGTTACAGCCAGAATCAGCAGACCACCATGCAGGCTACAATTCATCTCCCTACAAAACACACATCCTGGCTCAACTGCTTCAGCAAAACGATTCAAAAATGAAATCTGCTGGCATGTGGGTTCTGCagcggagacacacacacaacacctctCCGTAATTATTCAATGAGGAGTGTGACATGAAATACGGACGGATTTGACCAAATTCTGCTTGAACACTGAATTCAAACTGCGAACAGTGTTTGAAGCATGTCAAAGAAGCACTAGCTTAGTACCAATATTGTGTAGTACGGACTCAGATGATCAAATACAAGTATATGGCAAACGAAGAATAACTATGACACCACAGCAAAGAGCCCTGACTAAAATCTATACAGCATGGCCTTGAGATTTCCCTTCAGACTctgggttaaaaaataaaagcacacacacgGTCTCTCACTCTTTACAATGGCATGGTCATCACCACCTGTGGCCCCagccttgcacacacacacacacacggtctccTCTCACTCTGTACATTGGCATGGTCATCACCACCTGTGGCCCCagccttgcacacacacacaaacatggtcTCCTCTCACTCTGTACATTGGCATGGTCATCACCACCTGTGGCCCCagccttgcacacacacacacggtctccTCTCACTCTGTACATTGGCATGGTCATCACCACCTGTGGCCCCagccttgcacacacacacacggtctccTCTCACTCTGTACATTGGCATGGTCATCACCACCTGTGGCCCCagccttgcacacacacacacggtctccTCTCACTCTGTACATTGGCATGGTCATCACCACCTGTGGCCCCagccttgcacacacacacacggtctccTCTCACTCTGTACATTGGCATGGTCATCACCACCTGTGGCCCCagccttgcacacacacacacacggtctccTCTCACTCTGTACATTGGCATGGTCATCACCACCTGTGGCCCCATGACTCCAGTATTTACAGTAGTGACAAACGGGAGCAGTTACAACAGAAGCGACCAAGCTTGGGCTTGCTTGGCCTCACTCGTACGCACAAGCTAATTTACATGAGCAAAGACTTGAAAGTGCAGCAGCAACACAGAAATACATGAGAGAGGAGATGCAACCGTTCCACATgatctttgttgtttgtttttatagaacAGTAAATGTACAAATGCTTTTACttgagatatatagatagatagagatagatagatagatagatagatagatagatagatagatagatagagagagatttTTGTCAGTGCTGCGCTTCTTACTCACTTTGGTAATCAATTTAGAGGCTTCTGTGTAGTCTGTAGACCCTGCGCTAATTACATTAAAAGTTTAAAGGGTTGATCTTCTTGCAGTAAGCTTTGTTTTATGATGACGTGTGCTATTGGACATGCGGCCTGGGCTTCAAGATGAGTTTTCCAGTCTGTGAAACAAGAGGTTAGAAACAGTTTAATAAACACAGAACTCTCCAATCTAAAATAAATAGCGGCAGCGTGGAATGTGCAGATACATcatatcaaataaaataagaCATTGACATTTTTGCAGTTCCAACCAATTTGACTATTGGACCTACCTACCTATCTACCCCCAGTATATTCAGTGTGTATGGGTATAAATCTATTTGTTATCTAATCACTCAAAATCCACTTACATCATCACATGACATATTGTACTCTGCTAGCACCGTCCGACACCGGGCTGCTATTCTGTGAGCATTGGTTAagggacaaaacaaaacaagggttCCTGCTTCCAGACTCTTATTAAAAAGATATTTTTCACTGACTCTGCAAGTCTTTCTGCTGGGGAGGAACGGGTCCTCCCACGTCAAAACTCCTTGAATCCCCTGGCTGCCCCGTTACTGTAGGTTTTCTCACCAGCACACCACTATTTAAATGCTGTCACTGGAAGCTGGTGTGGTTTTAGCACTTCTAGTAAGAAAGGATACATTGATGGTGCCACGACTCGCTTGTGTATTCCAGCGAAGAACAAGCCTATCAGAGTTATGCAGCTAATCGTGAAAAATGGATGATTCCATAGAGATGTGAAGAAGGATACCTGTGAAGGAAATCAAGGACACACACTATTTTCAAAAGAACAACATTTCACAAAGTACAAACCGACCTATTGTGAAAGCCATCAGCAGAGAGGCCCTGTTTGTCGTGAGCATTCTACACCAGTGGCCCTGCTTGTCATGAACACTCTACACCAGAGAGGCCCTGCTTGTCATGAACACTCTACACCAGAGAGGCCCTGCTTGTCGTGAGCACTCTACACCAGAGAGGCCCTGCTTGTCATGAACACTCTACACCAGAGAGGCCCTGCTTGTCATGAACACTCTACACCAGAGAGGCCCTGCTTGTCGTGAGCACTCTATACCAGAGAGGCCCTGCTTGTCGTGAGCACTCTAATAAGTACCAAACATCAGGACAGATGTAATACACAGCTGGGAGACAACTGTTCTAAATATCTTTGTATTCCAAATTGtgttgtgaaataataataattattattattattataagcttaCCTTCTGTGTCTCAGGATCTATTAACCAGTTCCAAGCTCCAGTAGCCGTGCAAACAGAAACCACTATAAGAATCACTgtcaaaacaatatatatataatgctttcaTTAGACTTAGTGACCATGTAAATTCTTTACACAGCGATACATAGATTGTTCTTCATAGTCAGTAACAGCAATGGGGGGGAGCCAATAaaactggagcaacagaactgagaaaaggtcacagaaaagccCAGTTAAGGAAGCTGTTTTATACTCACTCCGCCAGCGACCTGTGGCAGGTTGTAAACAGGAAACGTATTCCGTGAGTCTTCTTTCAAAGGCCTTGAGATCTAAAGGAGAAGAGTTATAAAGGGCATGAGCAGCCAGCCTACAGGACACAAGTGGCTCTGTGTTGTCATGCTGTTTGCACCTGCCCAAAACCTCCAGAGCCCTGTATTCCTGCAGGGGGTAGTCACTGGATTGTGTTTCCAGCCTCAGAGCCCTGTATccctgcagggagcagtcactggattgtgtttccagcctcagagacctgtatccctgcagggggcagtcactggattgtgtttccagcctcagagccctgtatccctgcagggagcagtcactggattgtgtttccagcctcagagccctgtatccctgcagggagcagtcactggattgtgtttccagcctcagagccctgtatccctgcagggagcagtcactggattgtgtttccagcctcagagccctgtatccctgcagggggcagtcactggattgtgtttccagcctcagagacctgtatccctgcagggagcagtcactggattgtgtttccagcctcagagccctgtatccctgcagggggcagtcactggattgtgtttccagcctcagagacctgtatccctgcagggggcagtcactggattgtgtttccagcttcagagccctgtatccctgcagggagcagtcactggatAGTGTTTCCAGCTTCAGAACCCTGTATTCTTGCAGGGGGCAGTCACTGGATTGTGTTTCCAGCCTCAGAGCCCTGTATCCCTGCAGGGGGCAGTCACTGGATTGTGTTTCCAGCCTCAGAGCCCTGTATCCCTGCAGGGGGCAGTCACTGGATTGTGTTTCCAGCCTCAGAGCCCTGTATCCCTGCAGGGGGTAGTCACTGGATTGTGTTTCCAGCCTCAGAGACCTGTATccctgcagggagcagtcactggattgtgtttccagcctcagagccctgtatccctgcagggggcagtcactggattgtgtttccagcctcagagacctgtatccctgcagggggcagtcactggattgtgtttccagcttcagagccctgtatccctgcagggggcagtcactggattgtgtttccagcctcagagccctgtatccctgcagggagcagtcactggatAGTGTTTCCAGCTTCAGAGCCCTGTATccctgcagggagcagtcactggatAGTGTTTCCAGCTTCAGAGCCCTGTATccctgcagggagcagtcactggatAGTGTTTCCAGCTTCAGAGCCCTGTATTCTTGCAGGGGGCAGTCACTGGATTGTGTTTCCAGCCTCAGAGCCCTGTATCCCTGCAGGGGGCAGTCACTGGATTGTGTTTCCAGCCTCAGAGCCCTGTATccctgcagggagcagtcactggatAGTGTTTCCAGCTTCAGAGCCCTGTATTCTTGCAGGGGGCAGTCACTGGATTGTGTTTCCAGCCTCAGAGCCCTGTATCCCTGCAGGGGGCAGTCACTGGATTGTGTTTCCAGCCTCAGAGCCCTGTATCCCTGCAGGGGGCAGTCACTGGATTGTGTTTCCAGCCTCAGAGCCCTGTATccctgcagggagcagtcactggatAGTGTTTCCAGCTTCAGAGCCCTGTATccctgcagggagcagtcactggatAGTGTTTCCAGCTTCAGAGCCCTGTATTCTTGCAGGGGGCAGTCACTGGATTGTGTTTCCAGCCTCAGAGCCCTGTATCCCTGCAGGGGGCAGTCACTGGATTGTGTTTCCAGCCTCAGAGCCCTGTATCCCTGCAGGGGGCAGTCACTGGATTGTGTTTCCAGCCTCAGAGCCCTGTATCCCTGCAGGGGGCAGTCACTGGATTGTGTTTCCAGCCTCAGAGCCCTGTATccctgcagggagcagtcactggattgtgtttccagcctcagagccctgtatccctgcagggggtagtcactggattgtgtttccagcctcagagacctgtatccctgcagggagcagtcactggattgtgtttccagcctcagagccctgtatccctgcagggggcagtcactggattgtgtttccagcctcagagacctgtatccctgcagggggcagtcactggattgtgtttccagcttcagagccctgtatccctgcagggggtagtcactggattgtgtttccagcctcagagccctgtatccctgcagggag
Encoded proteins:
- the LOC117425661 gene encoding nuclear envelope phosphatase-regulatory subunit 1 isoform X2, whose protein sequence is MNSLEQAEDLKAFERRLTEYVSCLQPATGRWRMILIVVSVCTATGAWNWLIDPETQKVSFFTSLWNHPFFTISCITLIGLFFAGIHKRVVAPSIIAARCRTVLAEYNMSCDDTGKLILKPRPHVQ
- the LOC117425661 gene encoding nuclear envelope phosphatase-regulatory subunit 1 isoform X1 — its product is MNSLEQAEGTQHDLKAFERRLTEYVSCLQPATGRWRMILIVVSVCTATGAWNWLIDPETQKVSFFTSLWNHPFFTISCITLIGLFFAGIHKRVVAPSIIAARCRTVLAEYNMSCDDTGKLILKPRPHVQ